One genomic region from Vibrio cyclitrophicus encodes:
- a CDS encoding TRAP transporter large permease, with amino-acid sequence MIGIVMFFVALFALLLGFPVAFTFGGIALIFGVWAEGIEMFAFMPYRIQSIMENTVLMAVPLFVFMGLVLQKTKLAEQLLESMGRLFGGVRGGIAISTVLVGSLLAASTGVVGASVVAMGLISLPVMLKYNYDKGLACGTICASGTLGQIIPPSIVLILLGDVLGVPVGDLFQAAIWPGVMLVGAYIVYILIYAKLNPEAAQPIERDDSISRKQEVINALKAIVPPLALIIVVLGSIFAGVATPTESAALGGAGAMVLALLYGQFSWSMVYDASKETVKVTAMVFAILLGATAFSMAFTYTGGDYLVEEWMLQLPGEKWGFLIITMLVILILGFFIDFVEICFIIVPIIAPVAELMGINMTWFAILIAMNLQTSFLTPPFGFSLFYLKGVAPKGVTTKDIYRGVMPFILIQILVLGSLLAFPSFYGM; translated from the coding sequence ATGATTGGAATAGTAATGTTTTTTGTCGCCTTGTTTGCACTTTTACTTGGCTTCCCAGTAGCGTTTACCTTTGGCGGTATCGCATTAATCTTTGGAGTTTGGGCTGAGGGCATTGAGATGTTTGCCTTCATGCCATATCGAATTCAATCGATCATGGAAAATACGGTGCTGATGGCCGTTCCATTGTTTGTTTTCATGGGGCTTGTTCTACAGAAGACCAAGCTTGCTGAGCAGTTGCTTGAGTCTATGGGCAGATTGTTTGGTGGGGTTCGTGGTGGTATCGCAATTTCGACGGTATTAGTAGGATCATTGCTTGCCGCTTCAACCGGTGTAGTTGGTGCTTCTGTGGTAGCGATGGGCCTGATTTCTCTGCCAGTAATGTTGAAATACAACTATGATAAAGGCTTAGCCTGCGGCACCATTTGTGCTTCTGGTACGCTTGGGCAAATCATTCCACCATCGATAGTTCTCATTCTATTGGGTGATGTGCTAGGTGTGCCAGTTGGTGACTTGTTCCAAGCGGCGATTTGGCCGGGCGTGATGTTAGTCGGTGCTTATATCGTGTACATATTGATATACGCGAAGCTAAACCCTGAAGCAGCTCAACCGATTGAACGTGATGACTCAATTAGTCGTAAGCAAGAAGTCATCAATGCTCTGAAAGCTATCGTACCGCCACTTGCACTGATCATTGTCGTATTGGGCTCTATCTTCGCCGGTGTTGCTACGCCGACAGAGTCTGCTGCATTAGGTGGTGCGGGTGCTATGGTACTTGCTTTGCTATACGGTCAGTTTAGTTGGTCGATGGTGTATGACGCATCTAAAGAGACGGTAAAAGTAACGGCAATGGTCTTTGCTATCTTACTTGGTGCAACCGCGTTCTCAATGGCGTTCACTTACACTGGCGGTGATTATCTGGTTGAAGAGTGGATGTTACAGCTACCGGGTGAGAAGTGGGGCTTCTTGATTATCACCATGTTGGTTATTTTGATCCTCGGCTTCTTTATCGACTTCGTTGAGATCTGTTTTATCATCGTACCGATTATTGCACCTGTCGCTGAGTTGATGGGCATAAACATGACTTGGTTTGCTATCCTTATCGCGATGAACCTACAAACCTCATTCCTAACACCACCATTTGGTTTTAGTTTGTTCTATCTAAAAGGGGTGGCACCAAAAGGCGTAACCACTAAGGATATTTACCGAGGTGTAATGCCGTTCATTCTGATTCAAATCCTCGTGCTTGGATCACTTCTCGCTTTCCCATCTTTCTATGGAATGTGA
- a CDS encoding cache domain-containing protein: MPLKAKLILLTLLPLLLVTASISWISLHQTKTLGAKEVEIFRDSLIKSRENALKDTVDLAFDAIEHIYNDPDIQEAQAKREVRIILSKLRYGSDGYFFAYDRHGTNLVHPIQPELIGKNLLELQDEDGDFLIEALLRQAQTGGGFHQYLWQKPSTGEVVSKLSYAAWLERWDWMIGTGLYIEDVHQEVASMQAAINKNIETTFFSIVVILSVTVAVIIVLTLAINMHEHRIADNNLKELAHKTVMFQEDEKKHLARELHDGINQLLVSSRCHLELLGNKLQSEDLKAHLDKSQHSLMRAIEEVRHISHQLRPSSLDDIGLEAALSSLLLDFQAHSGIEVETLFSTQPGQLKSEAATTLYRVVQESLNNIEKHAQATKVTVIAQQIGNVLQLLIQDNGVGFNTYKAMEKRGIGLRNMRERVEFIGGDFELMSEIGFGTEITVLLTLEGLMNE; the protein is encoded by the coding sequence ATGCCTCTAAAGGCTAAGCTGATTTTGCTGACGCTGCTCCCGTTGTTGCTTGTGACGGCGAGTATTAGTTGGATCTCGTTGCATCAAACCAAGACATTGGGTGCAAAAGAAGTGGAGATCTTCAGAGACAGCCTGATCAAGTCTCGTGAAAATGCCCTCAAAGACACTGTCGACCTCGCATTTGATGCCATCGAACATATCTACAATGATCCTGATATCCAAGAAGCCCAAGCTAAAAGAGAAGTTCGAATCATATTGTCTAAACTTAGGTATGGTTCAGATGGATACTTCTTCGCGTACGACCGTCACGGCACCAACCTCGTTCATCCAATACAACCTGAATTGATTGGAAAAAACCTACTTGAGTTACAAGATGAAGATGGCGACTTTCTTATCGAAGCACTGTTAAGGCAAGCGCAAACCGGAGGCGGATTTCATCAGTATTTGTGGCAAAAGCCATCGACGGGAGAAGTGGTATCTAAGTTAAGTTATGCGGCTTGGTTAGAACGTTGGGACTGGATGATTGGCACGGGTCTGTATATTGAAGATGTACACCAAGAAGTCGCTTCCATGCAGGCTGCGATTAACAAGAATATAGAGACCACGTTCTTTTCGATTGTGGTGATTCTTAGCGTGACAGTTGCGGTCATTATCGTGCTTACTTTGGCGATCAACATGCACGAGCATCGCATCGCCGATAATAACCTGAAGGAATTGGCCCACAAGACGGTGATGTTTCAAGAGGATGAAAAAAAGCATTTAGCGCGTGAGTTACATGATGGCATTAACCAGTTATTAGTATCGAGCCGTTGTCACTTAGAGTTGCTCGGAAACAAGTTACAAAGTGAAGACCTCAAAGCGCATCTAGATAAGTCACAGCATTCGCTGATGAGAGCGATTGAAGAGGTGAGGCATATCTCCCACCAACTTCGTCCAAGTTCATTGGATGATATTGGCTTAGAGGCAGCGTTATCTTCTCTATTATTAGACTTTCAGGCGCACTCTGGTATTGAGGTGGAAACCTTGTTTAGTACGCAGCCAGGTCAGTTGAAATCAGAGGCGGCGACGACCTTGTATCGAGTGGTTCAAGAGTCATTGAATAACATTGAAAAGCACGCACAAGCGACTAAAGTTACGGTTATCGCGCAGCAAATTGGCAATGTATTGCAGCTTTTAATCCAAGATAATGGTGTGGGTTTTAATACCTACAAAGCGATGGAGAAACGAGGGATTGGGCTGCGTAATATGAGAGAGCGAGTTGAATTCATTGGTGGTGATTTTGAGCTGATGAGTGAAATTGGCTTCGGAACGGAAATTACCGTGTTGCTGACACTAGAGGGATTAATGAATGAGTGA
- a CDS encoding response regulator transcription factor, with product MSEVIRVVIADDHQVVLDGFMARLELEPDISVIGTASNGLEAVEVVKTLRPDVVLMDISMPIMNGIDATHLIKEEDPDAKVLMLTMHNNREYIMKVMQSGAVGYMLKEISAEKMVQAIKTVNQGSTYFCEKVTQNLFTQPITPTPSIKNPLSRREEAVLKLVAKGESSKEVAKALNISYRTVETHRQNIKHKLDIHSTAELAKYAVNSGLVE from the coding sequence ATGAGTGAAGTTATTCGAGTTGTGATCGCTGATGATCATCAAGTGGTACTGGATGGCTTTATGGCGAGATTGGAACTCGAGCCGGATATTAGCGTGATAGGTACTGCCAGCAATGGCTTAGAGGCGGTAGAGGTAGTAAAAACTCTGCGACCTGATGTGGTGTTGATGGACATTAGCATGCCTATCATGAACGGCATTGACGCAACCCATCTAATTAAAGAAGAAGACCCTGATGCGAAGGTGCTAATGTTGACCATGCATAACAACCGTGAATACATTATGAAAGTGATGCAGTCGGGTGCTGTTGGTTATATGTTGAAAGAGATTTCTGCTGAAAAGATGGTACAGGCGATCAAAACCGTGAATCAAGGTTCGACCTACTTCTGTGAAAAGGTAACTCAGAATTTGTTCACACAGCCTATTACTCCCACGCCATCCATCAAGAATCCGTTAAGTAGACGTGAAGAAGCAGTGTTGAAATTGGTCGCAAAAGGGGAGAGCAGTAAAGAGGTAGCTAAGGCGCTGAACATCAGTTATCGAACGGTTGAAACGCATAGACAAAACATTAAGCACAAGTTGGATATTCACTCTACGGCAGAGCTAGCTAAATATGCTGTTAATTCTGGGCTTGTGGAGTGA
- a CDS encoding BCCT family transporter, translating to MEPVKDRYSIENTDYTVGQDNVQKWGFDVHNPVFGISAGAIIIFLLALLVAEPETAKAALDGIKWKIIGNFDGFFMWAANIFVIFCFALIVSPYGKIRIGGNDAKAEHSNLSWMSMLFAAGMGIGLMFWGVAEPVAYFTGWYQTPLGVEAYSPEAAKLALGATIYNWGLHGWSIYAVVALALAFFTFNKGLPLSIRSIFYPILGDRTWGWFGHIVDIVAVLATLFGLATSLGLGAQQATSGINHVFGTDGGIGMQLVVIAVVTFLATMSVVRGINGGVKVLSNVNMLVALGLLIFVTIAGGLAGIKAIPTALMGYIENFIPLSNPHGRDDETWMQGWTVFYWAWWMSWSPFVGMFIARISKGRTIREFIVAVLFIPTTVIIIWMAIFGGIAIDQVANKVGEIGVNGLQDITLSLFHTYDALPMSSVLSVVSIGLIMVFFITSSDSGSLVIDSITSGGKVDAPVPQRVFWALMGGAIAAVLLWVGGTESIQALQAGTVSMALPFAFILLLMCLSLLLGLRTENKLVQQQNALS from the coding sequence ATGGAGCCTGTAAAAGATAGGTATAGTATTGAAAATACCGATTATACAGTAGGACAAGATAACGTTCAGAAATGGGGTTTTGATGTTCATAATCCTGTATTTGGTATCAGTGCAGGAGCGATCATTATTTTCCTGCTTGCACTTCTGGTCGCTGAACCTGAAACAGCAAAAGCTGCGCTCGATGGTATCAAATGGAAAATCATCGGCAACTTCGATGGCTTCTTCATGTGGGCTGCTAACATTTTCGTGATTTTCTGTTTTGCCCTCATTGTCTCCCCGTATGGCAAGATACGTATTGGTGGCAATGATGCCAAAGCAGAGCACTCCAACCTATCTTGGATGTCGATGTTATTCGCCGCGGGAATGGGTATTGGTTTGATGTTCTGGGGTGTTGCTGAGCCAGTAGCTTACTTCACGGGTTGGTATCAAACGCCATTAGGTGTCGAAGCTTACTCACCTGAAGCGGCTAAGCTGGCACTTGGTGCAACCATCTATAACTGGGGTTTACACGGCTGGTCTATCTACGCTGTTGTTGCTCTAGCACTTGCCTTCTTCACTTTCAACAAAGGTCTGCCTCTTTCAATCCGCTCGATTTTCTATCCTATCTTGGGTGACAGAACTTGGGGATGGTTTGGCCATATCGTTGATATCGTTGCAGTACTGGCAACCTTGTTCGGCCTTGCAACATCGTTAGGTTTGGGCGCACAACAAGCAACCAGTGGTATTAACCATGTATTCGGTACCGATGGTGGTATTGGCATGCAGTTGGTTGTTATCGCAGTGGTCACTTTCTTAGCAACAATGTCAGTGGTTCGTGGCATCAACGGTGGCGTGAAGGTTTTAAGTAACGTCAACATGTTGGTTGCTTTGGGTCTACTTATCTTCGTAACGATCGCTGGTGGCCTGGCGGGTATTAAAGCAATCCCAACGGCACTCATGGGCTATATTGAAAACTTCATTCCTCTTAGTAATCCTCATGGTCGTGACGATGAAACTTGGATGCAAGGTTGGACGGTATTTTACTGGGCATGGTGGATGTCCTGGTCACCATTCGTGGGTATGTTTATTGCTCGCATTTCTAAAGGTCGTACGATTCGTGAATTCATTGTAGCTGTATTGTTCATTCCAACGACAGTAATCATCATCTGGATGGCTATTTTTGGCGGAATCGCGATTGACCAAGTGGCGAACAAGGTGGGCGAGATCGGTGTCAATGGTCTGCAAGATATTACGCTTTCTCTATTCCATACTTATGATGCGCTGCCAATGAGTTCTGTGCTTTCAGTCGTTTCGATTGGTCTGATTATGGTGTTCTTCATCACATCTTCGGATTCAGGTTCGTTAGTTATCGATAGCATTACCTCTGGTGGTAAAGTCGATGCGCCAGTGCCACAGCGTGTATTTTGGGCGCTGATGGGTGGTGCGATTGCCGCGGTTTTACTTTGGGTTGGCGGTACTGAATCCATCCAAGCACTACAAGCCGGAACGGTATCAATGGCGTTACCATTCGCGTTCATATTATTGCTTATGTGCCTAAGCTTATTGCTAGGTTTACGAACTGAAAATAAATTAGTCCAACAGCAAAATGCTTTGAGTTAA
- a CDS encoding BCCT family transporter, with amino-acid sequence MTKGIDKYSIDSTDYTVGQDNVQKWGFDVHNPVFGISAGLIALFLIGVLITDTASAKAALDGVKGQIINSFDWLFIWSGNIFVIFCLGLIVSPYGKIRLGGVDATADYSFMSWLSMLFAAGMGIGLMFWSVAEPAAYYTGWYETPLNVAANTPEAAKLALGATMYHWGLHPWAIYGVVALSLAFFSYNKGLPLSIRSIFYPILGDRAWGWAGHIVDILAVLATLFGLATSLGLGAQQAASGIQHVFGIEAGLGLQVIVITAVTLLAVVSVLRGIDGGVKVISNINMLVAFLLLILVALIGYAVTLGSIPTTLMAYIENIIPLSNPHGREDEAWLHGWTVFYWAWWISWSPFVGMFIARVSKGRTVREFITAVLIVPTTVTIIWMSVFGGMAIDQIVNNVGILGQDGLTDVSLAMFQMFDALPFGTLLSIIAVVLVLVFFITSSDSGSLVIDSITAGGKVDTPVPQRVFWAFLEGAIAVALLWVGGTEAVQALQAGAISTALPFTIILLLMCVSLLMGMRTEKR; translated from the coding sequence ATGACTAAAGGTATAGATAAATACAGTATCGACAGTACGGATTACACTGTCGGTCAAGATAATGTCCAAAAATGGGGTTTTGATGTTCATAACCCAGTATTTGGTATCAGTGCGGGACTTATTGCTTTGTTCCTCATCGGTGTTCTGATTACAGATACCGCTTCAGCAAAGGCTGCACTAGATGGCGTTAAAGGCCAGATTATCAATTCGTTTGATTGGCTCTTCATCTGGTCGGGTAATATTTTCGTAATTTTCTGCTTAGGCTTGATTGTTTCTCCTTATGGTAAAATTCGCCTTGGTGGTGTTGATGCGACGGCAGATTACTCCTTTATGTCTTGGCTATCGATGCTGTTTGCCGCAGGTATGGGTATCGGTTTGATGTTCTGGAGTGTGGCTGAGCCTGCTGCTTATTATACAGGCTGGTACGAAACTCCGCTTAATGTTGCAGCGAATACACCAGAAGCGGCTAAGTTGGCGCTAGGTGCAACCATGTATCACTGGGGTCTGCATCCTTGGGCGATTTATGGCGTAGTAGCATTGTCACTTGCTTTCTTCTCTTACAACAAGGGGTTGCCTCTTTCTATCCGTTCTATCTTTTACCCAATTTTAGGTGATAGAGCTTGGGGTTGGGCGGGTCACATTGTTGATATTCTTGCTGTACTTGCAACCCTGTTTGGTCTGGCGACATCGCTTGGACTAGGTGCACAACAAGCAGCAAGTGGTATTCAACATGTATTCGGCATTGAAGCGGGCTTAGGGCTGCAAGTTATTGTGATTACTGCGGTGACTTTATTGGCGGTAGTATCAGTACTTCGCGGTATTGATGGCGGCGTTAAAGTTATCAGTAACATCAACATGCTGGTTGCCTTCTTACTGCTGATTTTAGTGGCATTAATTGGCTATGCTGTGACGCTGGGTTCAATCCCGACAACATTGATGGCATACATCGAGAACATCATCCCGCTGAGTAACCCACACGGTCGTGAAGATGAAGCTTGGTTGCACGGTTGGACTGTATTCTACTGGGCTTGGTGGATTTCATGGTCACCATTCGTAGGTATGTTTATCGCACGTGTTTCTAAAGGTCGTACAGTCCGTGAGTTCATTACAGCAGTACTTATTGTACCGACGACAGTGACTATCATTTGGATGTCAGTGTTCGGTGGGATGGCAATTGATCAAATCGTGAATAACGTTGGTATTCTTGGGCAAGACGGCCTAACGGATGTATCACTAGCAATGTTCCAAATGTTTGATGCTCTGCCGTTCGGTACTCTGCTATCAATTATTGCGGTTGTATTGGTTCTAGTATTCTTCATTACATCGTCTGACTCAGGCTCTCTAGTTATCGACAGCATCACCGCAGGTGGTAAAGTTGATACACCAGTTCCTCAACGTGTGTTCTGGGCATTCCTTGAAGGTGCGATTGCTGTAGCGCTATTGTGGGTTGGTGGTACTGAAGCAGTGCAAGCTCTGCAAGCGGGTGCAATCTCGACGGCATTACCATTCACCATCATTCTATTGCTGATGTGTGTTAGCTTGCTAATGGGTATGCGTACAGAAAAACGCTAG
- a CDS encoding methyl-accepting chemotaxis protein yields the protein MKLTLKQKLIGASLSAVVVMATALTWLSANQLFEQTRNGVYLRAESVSEAASEGIKNWIDIRTDIASAFNDFSREDDVVPFLKQARVAGGFDDIFLGTPEGGMYRSHPERNRADYDPRQRPWYQEANAAGKQIITTAYQDAITKALLVTIAEPVRHNGQLVGVVGADVLIDQLVNDVISLDVGDNAYAMLIDASDGTFLAHPDSALSLKPVSQLSNDISMPIIENAVRTGSIEIIKQRGAEKLLYFTKVPNTNWIFAVQMDKATEEANHSTLLTQLITTAVIITLIVIVLVSWLVSFLFRDLNRVSAALEEIASGEGDLTQRLEPKSDDEIGKLAENFNRFVGNMHTMVIKLSEVSAALGNQARQTASQAEERSARIQMQQDEINMVATAVNEMAAATQEIAGNADHTAQNSSEAVGACEHGTGQVTQTQSSIQNLAQEVQIATNVILELEEHGNSINAILSNIQGIAEQTNLLALNAAIEAARAGEQGRGFAVVADEVRVLSQRTHGSTQEIQQTIELLQGTTGKAVNIMNDSRKLAETSVDDANSAAASLTQIHAAVERISDMATQIASAAEEQASVTSEITRNTEGIRDVSNELADEAHQAAEQAAQLSELSHELESEISRFKL from the coding sequence ATGAAACTAACACTAAAGCAGAAGTTGATAGGTGCTAGCCTATCTGCTGTTGTGGTTATGGCAACAGCGTTGACCTGGCTATCAGCAAACCAACTATTCGAACAGACTCGCAATGGCGTATACCTACGAGCTGAAAGCGTATCTGAAGCAGCATCTGAAGGTATTAAAAACTGGATTGATATCCGTACAGATATCGCATCAGCATTTAATGACTTTTCACGAGAGGATGATGTTGTTCCTTTCCTTAAGCAAGCTCGTGTTGCGGGTGGCTTTGACGATATCTTTTTAGGTACTCCAGAAGGTGGAATGTACCGTTCACACCCTGAACGTAATCGTGCAGATTACGACCCTCGTCAACGCCCTTGGTACCAAGAAGCAAACGCTGCAGGTAAGCAAATCATCACAACCGCTTACCAAGATGCGATCACCAAAGCTCTTCTTGTAACGATTGCTGAACCGGTTCGTCACAACGGCCAACTTGTTGGTGTCGTGGGTGCTGACGTACTTATCGACCAATTGGTTAACGATGTAATCAGCCTTGATGTTGGTGACAACGCTTACGCCATGCTAATTGATGCCTCTGACGGTACATTCCTAGCACACCCAGATTCAGCGCTAAGCTTGAAACCAGTAAGCCAGCTTTCAAACGATATCTCTATGCCTATTATCGAGAACGCAGTACGTACGGGTAGCATCGAGATTATTAAGCAACGTGGCGCAGAGAAGCTGCTTTATTTCACGAAGGTGCCTAACACTAACTGGATCTTCGCGGTTCAGATGGACAAGGCAACAGAAGAGGCGAACCACTCAACACTGCTTACTCAATTGATCACAACGGCTGTTATTATTACGTTAATCGTAATCGTATTAGTGTCTTGGTTAGTGAGCTTCCTATTCCGTGATTTGAACCGTGTTTCAGCGGCACTTGAAGAAATTGCTTCAGGTGAGGGTGACCTTACTCAACGCCTTGAGCCTAAGAGCGATGACGAAATTGGTAAGCTTGCTGAAAACTTCAACCGTTTTGTAGGCAATATGCACACCATGGTGATCAAGCTAAGCGAAGTATCTGCTGCGCTAGGCAACCAAGCACGTCAAACGGCTTCTCAAGCTGAAGAACGTAGTGCTCGTATCCAAATGCAACAAGACGAGATCAACATGGTAGCAACAGCCGTCAACGAAATGGCTGCAGCAACACAAGAGATCGCGGGTAACGCTGACCACACTGCACAGAACTCATCAGAAGCAGTTGGCGCGTGTGAGCACGGTACTGGTCAAGTGACACAGACGCAAAGCTCTATCCAAAACCTTGCTCAAGAAGTTCAAATCGCAACGAACGTTATCCTAGAACTTGAAGAGCACGGCAACAGCATCAACGCTATCTTGTCTAACATTCAAGGTATTGCAGAACAAACGAACCTACTTGCACTTAACGCTGCGATTGAAGCTGCACGTGCTGGTGAGCAAGGTCGTGGTTTCGCAGTAGTAGCGGATGAAGTTCGAGTTCTGAGCCAACGTACACACGGCTCAACGCAAGAAATTCAACAAACGATTGAGTTGCTACAAGGTACAACAGGCAAAGCGGTTAATATCATGAACGATAGCCGTAAACTTGCTGAAACCAGTGTTGATGACGCAAACTCAGCCGCAGCGAGCCTGACGCAAATCCATGCAGCTGTTGAACGCATTAGCGACATGGCGACACAAATTGCTTCCGCTGCAGAAGAGCAAGCATCAGTAACGTCTGAGATCACTCGTAACACTGAAGGAATCCGTGACGTATCTAATGAGCTAGCAGACGAAGCGCACCAAGCTGCGGAACAAGCTGCTCAGTTATCTGAACTGTCTCACGAGCTAGAAAGCGAAATTAGCCGCTTCAAGCTTTAA
- the ltrA gene encoding group II intron reverse transcriptase/maturase: MRVYYSLYGHLLNKERLYKGFKKVKKAKGAAGIDEQSLSNYAENLSDNLDQLLSELKTKQYKPQPVKRVEIPKEDGGVRLLGIPTVRDRVVQQALNDILTPIFEEQFHPSSFGYRPNRSCHDAINKSTMFIRRYGLQHVVDMDLSKCFDKLDHELIIKSIRKRVTDSSVLELIKQFLKSGVMIDGSWQETELGSPQGGVISPLIANIYLDAFDQEMRKRGHRIVRYADDILIFCRSKAGAENALAQATKILEGELKLTVNQTKSHIAHSSDGVKFLGVEIGSQFTRIQTKKLKVFKSKLKRMTKRGCGKPLEQVIKDLNPVLRGFSQYFRITNSSREFSRLAGWLRRRLRSIQLKLWKKPQRLHRKLKQLGYKPPFQHISMTSWVSAASPLSSYAMPNQWFNDQGLVNLGTIRTGYVFSQYAEWKCA; the protein is encoded by the coding sequence GTGCGAGTTTATTACAGCTTATATGGTCATCTACTCAACAAAGAGAGGCTGTATAAAGGGTTTAAAAAGGTAAAGAAAGCGAAAGGCGCGGCTGGAATAGATGAGCAGAGCCTGAGCAACTACGCCGAAAATCTGAGTGATAACCTCGATCAACTCCTCTCTGAACTTAAAACCAAGCAATACAAACCTCAGCCAGTCAAACGGGTAGAGATACCCAAAGAAGACGGAGGGGTGCGATTGCTCGGGATCCCAACAGTTAGGGATAGAGTTGTCCAACAAGCGCTCAACGATATCCTCACCCCCATCTTCGAAGAGCAATTTCACCCATCAAGTTTTGGGTATAGGCCGAATCGAAGCTGTCACGATGCAATCAACAAATCCACGATGTTCATCCGGCGTTACGGGTTACAACACGTTGTAGATATGGACTTGTCGAAGTGCTTTGACAAACTCGACCACGAGTTGATTATCAAAAGCATCAGAAAACGAGTCACAGATAGCAGTGTATTAGAGCTGATAAAACAGTTTCTAAAAAGTGGGGTGATGATAGACGGTAGTTGGCAGGAGACAGAGCTAGGAAGTCCACAAGGTGGTGTTATCAGTCCTTTGATAGCCAATATCTACCTTGATGCGTTCGATCAGGAAATGCGAAAGCGCGGCCATAGGATCGTTCGTTATGCGGATGACATACTCATCTTCTGTCGTAGCAAGGCAGGGGCAGAGAATGCCCTTGCACAAGCGACGAAGATCTTAGAAGGAGAGCTTAAACTCACAGTGAACCAGACGAAATCACATATAGCGCACAGCAGTGATGGCGTGAAGTTTTTAGGTGTAGAAATCGGGAGTCAATTTACCCGCATTCAAACTAAAAAACTGAAAGTGTTCAAAAGCAAGTTAAAGCGAATGACGAAGCGAGGGTGCGGTAAGCCACTTGAGCAAGTCATAAAAGATCTAAACCCAGTGTTAAGAGGGTTCAGCCAATACTTCAGGATCACCAATAGCAGCAGGGAGTTCTCAAGACTAGCAGGATGGCTACGAAGAAGACTGCGTAGTATCCAGTTGAAACTTTGGAAGAAGCCTCAACGCTTACATCGAAAGTTAAAACAGTTAGGGTATAAGCCGCCGTTCCAGCATATCTCAATGACAAGTTGGGTCAGTGCAGCGAGTCCACTATCAAGCTATGCGATGCCAAATCAATGGTTTAATGACCAAGGATTGGTAAATCTTGGGACAATAAGGACAGGGTATGTGTTCAGCCAATATGCTGAATGGAAGTGTGCATGA